The sequence TGCCAAACTGGCGCACATAGTTGATGGTGTTATCCCAGTTCCAGATAGCAGTACGAGACATACCCTGGTTGGCCTGTGAGTGAATATTATATTCAGTGGTAGACAGGTCGTAAGTGGGTTTATAGCTATTGGTATTTTCATACTGCAGGTTAATACCGAAGTCAGAACGGATATTCAGTCCCTTGATCGGTGTGGCCTGCAGGTAAATATTGCCAATGAAGTTGTCGTAGGTATTCTTGTTCTGGTATTTATAGTACATGGCAGCTACGGGGTTGGCTTCGCCCACGTTCCAGGTAGACTTACCGAAAGCCCCGGTAGAGTCATACACATCGAAGAGCGGACTTACATTCAGTACGCCGTGCATCGTATTGTCATAAATACCACTCACACCTACACCACTTTTTGCAGAGCGGGAGTAAGTGAGGTTTTCACCAAATACGATCAGGTCCTTGTAGGCTTTATGTTCAGAGTTGACGCGGAAGTTGATACGCTCATATTTGGATTGTCCTTTGAAGCCAATGATACCATCCTGTTTGGTATAAGACAGGGAAGCAGAGTATACAGAGCGGTCATTACCTCCAGACATGGAGATACTATGGTTCATCATCGGCGCCTTCTTGTTGTACATCGCTTCCTGCCAGTCGGTACCTTTGCCCAGTGCTTTCAGTTGTTCGGTGGTGAAGTACGCATTGTTGCCGGAGTTGATCGCAGTTTCATTCATGATCACACCATAGTCGTGTGCATTCAGCAACGCCATTTTGTGAGAAGGGTTCTGCACACCATAATAAGCATCGTATGCCAATTTAGTAGGTGTGTTTTTACCTTTTGCAGTCGTGATCAATACCACCCCGTTCGCACCACGGGAACCATAGATAGCAGAGGAAGCGGCATCTTTCAGAACGTCCACACTGGCAATGTCAGAAGGGTTCAGGTAAGAAAGGTCCGTAACCTGCACACCATCTACAATGTAAATAGGATCGGCAGTACCCACAGTACCTGTACCGCGTATGCGTACTTTCATGGATTCTCCGGGTTGTGCGGATACGGTAGCGATCTGCACACCGGCAGTCTGACCCTGTAAGGCCTGGTCTACACGCAGGGAGTGGTTTTCTTCCAGTTGTTTGGTATTCACATGGTCGATGGCGCCTGTTACAAGTTTTTTCTTCTCCGTACCATAACCGATCACTACTACTTCGTCAATAGTCTTTGTGCCTTCGGTTAACTGGATGTTGATGGTTGTTTGTCCTTTTACAGCGATCACCTGTTTGTTGAAACCCATGAGGGTGATTTCCAGGGTATCTCCATCTTTGGTCTGCAGGTGAAAGCGGCCGTTGATATCAGAAATGGCACCATTGTTCGTGCCTTTTACGCGCACACTGGCGCCTGTGAGTGGTTCATCTTTACCAGCTGTGGATACTCTTCCTTCGAGCTGGTGAGAGTTGGTCTGTGCAAATGTCATAGTACCGGTCAGCAGCATTGCTATAAGCAGTATGCCCCTGATCCCCCAGGATGCAGCCACAAAATCGTGGATTTTGTAAGCAGTTTTCATAATGTTAGAATGTTTGTTTCTGGATGATGTAAGAATTGATGGTCGACGAATTTTGTGTTGTTCACAACGTGTTAAATGTTGATGTGGTTTTAGGTTTTAAAGTTTTATATGGATCATTTGTTCATTGCCATTATACTGTACCAGCTGACCTTTGTTGGCCGCCAGGTCAAATGCTGTTGGATGTGTTGGATCTATCTTTACAATACGGAAACTACGCTGTTGCAGCATGCCGGGGAATTCACCTGCGCGCTTGCCAATCTGCAACGTATTGTCGGCATCATTATAGGTAAATGCGATAGTACTGAACATGCCTTTTTCATAGTTATAGTTCAACCCTTCATCCTCATAAAGGCTGAATGTGCCATTGCTACCGCCATAAACATATAAGGTAATGGTATCAGCAGGTTGCTGGCCGGTGTATTGCAGCTCCGGACCAAAGGGTACAATGCTGCCCGCTTTTACATACAGTGGAATACGATTCAGTGGTGCAGCAGCTGTGATGTGCTGACCGCCATCGGTATACTTACCATCATACAGGTTGTACCAACCCTGTCCTGCTGGTAGGTACAGCTCACGGGAGCGGGCTTTGTAAGCATAAACCGGGTTAACCAGGAAGGCAGGACCAAACATGAACTGGTCTCCTATATGACGAACGGAAGTATCCTGGTCGAAATCCATGATCAGCCCACGCATCAGTGTGTAGCCGTTATGATAAGTCTGTCCGGCAAGAGAGTAGATGTAAGG is a genomic window of Chitinophaga sp. LS1 containing:
- a CDS encoding TonB-dependent receptor — translated: MKTAYKIHDFVAASWGIRGILLIAMLLTGTMTFAQTNSHQLEGRVSTAGKDEPLTGASVRVKGTNNGAISDINGRFHLQTKDGDTLEITLMGFNKQVIAVKGQTTINIQLTEGTKTIDEVVVIGYGTEKKKLVTGAIDHVNTKQLEENHSLRVDQALQGQTAGVQIATVSAQPGESMKVRIRGTGTVGTADPIYIVDGVQVTDLSYLNPSDIASVDVLKDAASSAIYGSRGANGVVLITTAKGKNTPTKLAYDAYYGVQNPSHKMALLNAHDYGVIMNETAINSGNNAYFTTEQLKALGKGTDWQEAMYNKKAPMMNHSISMSGGNDRSVYSASLSYTKQDGIIGFKGQSKYERINFRVNSEHKAYKDLIVFGENLTYSRSAKSGVGVSGIYDNTMHGVLNVSPLFDVYDSTGAFGKSTWNVGEANPVAAMYYKYQNKNTYDNFIGNIYLQATPIKGLNIRSDFGINLQYENTNSYKPTYDLSTTEYNIHSQANQGMSRTAIWNWDNTINYVRQFGKHNINALVGLNSMENTTFYINGYKQDLTKSGLDNAIINNGTTDSTQKVYGSKGSSALLSYFGRFGYNYAEKYMFTAVFRIDGSTAFGANNRYGRFPSFSAGWVPTNEPWLKKYWLDFLKIRAGWGQNGNLPSAQYQYLSTLSTQYLGYYFGSGDVAYVGAAPIKTANPDLKWETSEQTNVGIDAVLFNDFTLTIDLYNKLTKDWLVSVNTPAISGATTALVNGGDVRNRGIEVALGWDHKFNEFSIGLNGNLTVNRNKVTDIPNKEKIINGSTAVTYASMPEFYRAQKGFPMGYFYGYKTDGLFQNTSEVAAYKGKDGSPIQPNAQPGDVRFKDLNGDGVIDANDETMIGNPFPKFTYGFNVNLGYKGFDFTVAIYGSQGSNIWDGTHDFSSPLNNYSAEILGRWTGEGTSNKIPRVTDGAELNQNWIRSSDLYIKNGSFLRIKSVNLGYDFKKLFPQMPIQQLRLYVSGTNLFTFTKYKGIDPEIGYGSSSWASGIDVGTYPQPKTLLLGLNVKF